Proteins encoded in a region of the Elaeis guineensis isolate ETL-2024a chromosome 7, EG11, whole genome shotgun sequence genome:
- the LOC140859322 gene encoding uncharacterized protein yields MAPEYEEHTAFVIAKGLYCYRRLRLYFQAHAIVVLTDQPLRAILHRPDTSGRLAKWAMRLSKFDIQYRPRPALKAQVLADFIAECPTTDLPSGEGSPVEVGTPDCDPDSAWVLHIDGASNAQGSGAGFLLTNSEGVVTEHALRFDFKASNNQAEYEALVAGLKLALELGVGRLKVFSDSQLIVGQIKGEFEIRDRPWPSTTKK; encoded by the exons atggcgcccgagTATGAGGAACACACCGCTTTCGTAAtcgccaagggcctctactgttacagA CGACTCCGTCTGTATTTCCAGgcacacgccatcgtggtcctcaccgaccagcccctgagagcCATCTTGCaccgccccgacacatcaggaaggctggcgaaatgggccatGAGACTGAGCAAATTCGACATCCAATACCGGCCACGACCTGCTCTCAAAGCTCAggttctggccgacttcatcgccgaatgcccgacgaccgacctacCATCGGGGGAGGGAAGCCCCGTGGAGGTCGGGACCCCCGACTGTGACCCCGATTcggcctgggtgttgcacattgacggagcttccaatgctcaaggGAGTGGGGCCGGTTTCCTACTCACCAACTCAGAGGGGGTGGTTACTgagcacgccctccgattcgacttcaaggcctccaataatCAGGCCGAGTATGAGGCGCTCGTCGCGGGTTTGAAGTTAGCACTGGAGCTCGGAGTTGGccgactcaaagtcttctccgactctcaactgatcgttgGGCAGATCAAAGGCGAGTTCGAAATACGGGATCGACCATGGCCAAGTACCACCAAAAAGTGA